TTCCAAACAACAAACAAGAGTTCCTTGATATTGTCCAAGATTATGGTGTGCCTTATCCAACATTTGCGACATACAATTCCCAATGGTTAGATGAGTTCTGGACAAATATTACACCAGTTGTTCAAGGCAAAAAGACGGCAGAAGAATACTTGAAAGAAATTCAGCCGAAAATGCAAAAGCTTCTAGATGAAGCAAACGAACAAGCGAAAATGTCAAAATAATAGATTAATAGGCATCTGTGGCAAGTCGCAGATGCCTATTGCTAAAAGGGGTGAAAAGCATGTCTGGCATTAATCCGGTTGTCGGTACTAAAGATGTAAAGCCGACAAAACCAAAAAAGCAAAAATCCAGCGCACTATATAAGCAGGAACATCGAGTTGCCTTTTTATTCGTACTCGCTCCTGTTATAGGTTTCCTATTATTCTCTGTATATCCGTTTGCCTACTCCATATACGCTTCTTTTACCGATTGGAATGGGTTAAACCGCATGAATTTCGTCGGCTTAGATAACTTTGTTAAACTGTTCCAAGATCCGTACTTTTACCAAACGCTCTATAATACGGTCTTTTATATGATTGGTATTCCAATTGGCCTTGGTTTGGCATTGCTGTTGGCTATTGCGCTAAACAGGGGCTTGCGCGGCACTACATTTTTCAGAACGGTTTACTACATACCAGTTATATCTTCCCTTGCAGCCATTTCCATCATGTGGGCATGGGCATATAATGGGGATTTCGGTTTAGTTAACCAAGTGTTGGAGATTTTCGGAATTCAAGGGCCGAACTGGCTTGAGAATAAGTCAACAGTTAAGCCGGCCATTATTTTAATGGCAGTATGGAAAGGTCTAGGATATTCTATGCTGTTGTATTTGGCTGCTATTCAAAGTGTTTCTAAGTCATTTTATGAAGCAGCAGACTTGGATGGAGCTAACTCATTCCAGAAGTTCTTGAACATAACCTGGCCGATGGTTAAGCCAGTTACATTCTTCTTAGTTATCACAAACATTATCGGCGGTTTCCAAATCTTCACGGAAATCAATATTATGACACCGACTGGCGGCCCTGAATACAGTGCTGCATCCATCGTTTGGTATGTATGGCAAAAAGCCTTTAAGTATTATCAAATGGGTTACGGTTCTGCCATGTCATTGATCTTGTTTATCTTCATTTTCATCGTGACAGTCATTCAATTCTACTTAAATAGAAAATCAGATTATAGCTTGGACTAGGAGGTGTGTTAGTGAATGAAAAAGCAAAAGAGAATTACAGACATAATCGTTTATGTAATCCTGTCGCTTGGTTCAATCTTGATGATTGGTCCTCTGCTTTGGATGATTTCTACTTCGTTAAAGGATAAAACAGGTGTATTTGCCTTACCGCCGCAATGGATACCAGATCCTTTCCAGTTTGATGCCTACACGAAGCTGTTTCAGCTGGACACTTTAGGATATGGGATAAAAAATACCATTATTGTTTCATTGTCTGTAACAATAGTTGGAACCATTACATCAAGTATGGCTGCGTTTGCCTTTGCAAAGCTGAGAATGCCATTTAAGGATTGGATATTTCTAATTTTGTTGGCATCTATCATGATTCCATATCCAATTATCATGATTCCACAGTTCGTTATGTTCTCAAAAATCGGTTGGGTTGATACACTCCTTCCGCTTATCGTGCCAGGATTGTTCGGTAATATCACGATGATTTTCTTCCTGCGGCAATATTTGGCCAATGTGCCATACTCGCTTATTGAAGCCGCGAAGGTGGATGGAGCCGGATACTTGCAAATATTCTTTAAGTTGATATTCCCGGTCATTCGCCCTGCGGTCGCAGCACAGTTTATTCTTTGGTTTATGGGTGTTTGGAATGACTATTTGGCGCCATTAATTTATTTGAACAGCCCAGAGAAGCAGACATTACAGGTTGTTATCGCGAATTTAAAAGCAACCTATGCGATACAGACAGATTATCCGTTAATCATGGCTGGCTCCGTTGTTTCCTTGCTGCCTGTGCTGATTGTATTCCTGATATTCCAAAAGCAAATTATCGAGTCAGTTGCTTTATCTGGTGTAAAAGGATAAAGGTTAAGGGGGCTTATTAGTTGAAGGAGAATACAAAAAGATGGTTGGAGACTATTCAATCCTATCAATGGGGTACACTTGGGGCACATGACCCTACAATCGTAAAGGAAGATGGCATTTACTATATGTTTGCAACAGACACCTTCTTTGAGGAAAAGCCTACACAAGGGGTGCCGATTAGGAAATCTAATGATCTTGTCCACTGGGAGTTTGCAGGTACTGCATTGGCAGGAATTCCGACAGAGGCGAATGCTTGGTCGAATGCCCGCGGCCTGTGGGCGCCGGAGGTTATTCGTTATAAAGACAAATATTATATGTATTATTCTGCTTCAACATTTGGCAGCACAGTGTCATGCATTGGTCTTGCAACTGCTGAGCATCTTTTGGGGCCATGGAGCGATCAAGGAATTGTTATTAAAACAAATCCAGACTTAGCCAAACATAATGCGATTGACGCTAATATTGTTGTGGATAAGGATAGAAGGTACTGGATGTGTTATGGCTCTTTCTTTGGCGGCATTTATATGACCGAGCTTAATATGGAGACAGGACGTCTAAAAAATGAACAAGATTATGGCACGCTGCTCGCAAAGCGTCCTAAATCTGTTGATACAGCAATTGAAGGTGCTTTCATCTATTATCATGAAGAATTGGATTATTATTACTTGTTTACTTCCTATGATAGTTTGAATGACAGCTATAATGTGAGGGTGGCAAGGTCAAGGGAAATAACAGGACCTTATTTAGATATAAATGGGAACAGTATGTTAGAAACAGAAACCCGGCCGGACTCTATTGGTGTAAAGCTTGTTGGCAGCTATCAATTCAAGGAGGATATCAGCTGGATTGGTCCTGGCCATAACTCTATTTTTACAGAGGGCAAGAAGGATTACATGGTTCACCATGTACGGATTGAAGAACGTTCTCCGTATCACTTTGCTTTCATTCGGGAGATATTTTGGCTGAACAATGGCTGGCCTGTTGTTTCTTCTGAGCATTATGAAAAAATGGATGCGCATTCGTTGTCAGATAAAGATTTGCTTGGAAAATGGGAGATTATCGCTTTTGATGATACAACTACGATTAAGGAAAGCGAGTTTTTTAACATAAACGAAAGCAACCTGGCAGAGTTCGAGCCATTGGGAGAACAGCAATATCTTCATAAAAAAAGTGGTACTATATTCATTGTTTTTACATGCAAAAACTGGAAAGAAGATAAAGAAGGAATTGGGTTCTCCGGATTAACTCCAAACGGAAACACAATTTTTGGAAAGAGGGTTTAGTATATGGCGTGGTCAAATAAAATCATGATTTATCTGGATAAAGCGGTAAATATCATTTACTTGAATCTGCTTTGGGTTGCTGGCGTGTTGCTTGGACTTGGCTTTTTTGGGGTGTTTCCTGCCACATATGCCTTATTTCATCTGCAAAAAGATGAGGCATATAAAGCGGATTATCCGTCCTATCTGCAAATTGCCAAAAGCTTTTTCACTGCATATAAGAAAGGCTTTATGAAAATGAATGGCTTAGCCCTCATTTATGGAGCGATTCTTTATGTGCTGTGGATTGATATGCAGCTTGTCAAACAAATGGCTATTGGATTGGCAGTGCTCTATTATCCGCTTCTCTTTATCATGATTTATGTTTTGGCTGCCATCGTTTATACATTCCCTGTTGCCATACATACGGAAGGGACATTTAAGCAAAAAGCGAAATTGGTGCTGGCTTTGCCGCTGCTTATGCCATTCCAAAGTATTTTCAGTCTGCTGTTTTTCTTAGTACTGCTGGCAGCAGCTTATAAATTCAGCATTATTCTCCCACTATGCTTCGTTAGCATCTATATCATCTGCATTGAAAGGTTCATATCAGGTGAATTAGTGAAAAAAGGAGCTATTAAAGGAGAAATAATCAAAGAGAACATTTAAAGGGAGATAATGACGATGATTGAGACAACATCTAAATATAATAATCCAATAGTTTTACAGCGTGCAGATCCTTGGGTTTATAAGCATACAGACGGTTATTATTATTTCACAGGCTCTGTTCCTGGTTATCAAGAAATTGAAGTGAGAAGAGCAAAAAGTTTGAATGATCTTGAAAACAGTGAGAAGGCGACTGTTTGGAGAGCACATGAAGAAGGGCCGCAAAGTCAGTTAATCTGGGCACCAGAGATTCACTTCGTGCAAGGCAAATGGTATGTTTATTTTGCGGCAGCACCAAGCAGCCATCCGAAAAACCATATTTTCCAGCATCGCATGTTTGCAATTGAATGTGGTGATGAAAATCCTCTTACAGGTAAATGGGAGGAAAAAGGGCAAGTGAAAACACAACAGGAAAGCTTCTGTCTTGACGCTACCGTGTTTGAACATAATGAAAAACTGTACTATGTTTGGGCACAGAAGGAGCCTGCTATCCCTGGAAACTCTAATCTGTATATTTCTGAAATGGAGAACCCATGGACATTAAAAGGCAAACAGCTTTTGCTGACAATCCCTGAATTTGGCTGGGAAAAAATCGGTTTTCTAGTGAATGAAGGTCCAGCAGTAATAATCCGCAACAATAAAATTTTTATCACTTATTCTGCAAGTGCAACAGATGGAAACTATTGCATGGGTATGCTTTGGGCAGATGCAGATGCAGACCTTTTAGATGGCTACTCGTGGACTAAATCGAAAGAACCTGTTTTCAAAAGTGCGCCAGAAAACGGTCAATTTGGTCCAGGCCATAACAGCTTTACTGTAAGTGAAGACGGTCAAGAAGATATCCTCATTTATCATGCCCGTCCATATACAGAAATGGATGGAGATCCGCTCGATAATCCAGATCGTCATGCCAGAGCACAAGTGTTTACTTGGGATGAGAACGGTTTCCCTGTATTCGGAAAACCGATAGCTAATAATAACTAAAGGTAAGCAAAAAGACAACTAGAAGACCTAGTTGTCTTTTGCCTAGTATCTTGTGTAAATCGATTACAAGAAATTGCATAAAAATAGTACCAGCTCCACCTGCGCTAGGTACCGATGATGACCACGAATGTCATCCAACCTAAAAACAGTATAAATGAAAACGTTTACAATGTCAAACGAAATAACCATATGTCAATGGAAAAATAATCAATGGATAAAAAAGCCATAATCTTTGTCCAAATGCCCATAACGGTTATATACTTATAT
This DNA window, taken from Niallia sp. Man26, encodes the following:
- a CDS encoding carbohydrate ABC transporter permease; the protein is MKKQKRITDIIVYVILSLGSILMIGPLLWMISTSLKDKTGVFALPPQWIPDPFQFDAYTKLFQLDTLGYGIKNTIIVSLSVTIVGTITSSMAAFAFAKLRMPFKDWIFLILLASIMIPYPIIMIPQFVMFSKIGWVDTLLPLIVPGLFGNITMIFFLRQYLANVPYSLIEAAKVDGAGYLQIFFKLIFPVIRPAVAAQFILWFMGVWNDYLAPLIYLNSPEKQTLQVVIANLKATYAIQTDYPLIMAGSVVSLLPVLIVFLIFQKQIIESVALSGVKG
- a CDS encoding arabinan endo-1,5-alpha-L-arabinosidase codes for the protein MKENTKRWLETIQSYQWGTLGAHDPTIVKEDGIYYMFATDTFFEEKPTQGVPIRKSNDLVHWEFAGTALAGIPTEANAWSNARGLWAPEVIRYKDKYYMYYSASTFGSTVSCIGLATAEHLLGPWSDQGIVIKTNPDLAKHNAIDANIVVDKDRRYWMCYGSFFGGIYMTELNMETGRLKNEQDYGTLLAKRPKSVDTAIEGAFIYYHEELDYYYLFTSYDSLNDSYNVRVARSREITGPYLDINGNSMLETETRPDSIGVKLVGSYQFKEDISWIGPGHNSIFTEGKKDYMVHHVRIEERSPYHFAFIREIFWLNNGWPVVSSEHYEKMDAHSLSDKDLLGKWEIIAFDDTTTIKESEFFNINESNLAEFEPLGEQQYLHKKSGTIFIVFTCKNWKEDKEGIGFSGLTPNGNTIFGKRV
- a CDS encoding DUF624 domain-containing protein; the encoded protein is MAWSNKIMIYLDKAVNIIYLNLLWVAGVLLGLGFFGVFPATYALFHLQKDEAYKADYPSYLQIAKSFFTAYKKGFMKMNGLALIYGAILYVLWIDMQLVKQMAIGLAVLYYPLLFIMIYVLAAIVYTFPVAIHTEGTFKQKAKLVLALPLLMPFQSIFSLLFFLVLLAAAYKFSIILPLCFVSIYIICIERFISGELVKKGAIKGEIIKENI
- a CDS encoding family 43 glycosylhydrolase, which gives rise to MIETTSKYNNPIVLQRADPWVYKHTDGYYYFTGSVPGYQEIEVRRAKSLNDLENSEKATVWRAHEEGPQSQLIWAPEIHFVQGKWYVYFAAAPSSHPKNHIFQHRMFAIECGDENPLTGKWEEKGQVKTQQESFCLDATVFEHNEKLYYVWAQKEPAIPGNSNLYISEMENPWTLKGKQLLLTIPEFGWEKIGFLVNEGPAVIIRNNKIFITYSASATDGNYCMGMLWADADADLLDGYSWTKSKEPVFKSAPENGQFGPGHNSFTVSEDGQEDILIYHARPYTEMDGDPLDNPDRHARAQVFTWDENGFPVFGKPIANNN
- a CDS encoding sugar ABC transporter permease, with protein sequence MSGINPVVGTKDVKPTKPKKQKSSALYKQEHRVAFLFVLAPVIGFLLFSVYPFAYSIYASFTDWNGLNRMNFVGLDNFVKLFQDPYFYQTLYNTVFYMIGIPIGLGLALLLAIALNRGLRGTTFFRTVYYIPVISSLAAISIMWAWAYNGDFGLVNQVLEIFGIQGPNWLENKSTVKPAIILMAVWKGLGYSMLLYLAAIQSVSKSFYEAADLDGANSFQKFLNITWPMVKPVTFFLVITNIIGGFQIFTEINIMTPTGGPEYSAASIVWYVWQKAFKYYQMGYGSAMSLILFIFIFIVTVIQFYLNRKSDYSLD